A genomic window from Acidobacteriota bacterium includes:
- a CDS encoding ABC transporter permease, with amino-acid sequence MKFFLNNRTLKLYQAFENTLIDIGEITLLFFKSMNTILKRPFENKVFFNQMKEIGIRSMPVVTLTCLFTGMVFSLQSYIGFKRFGAEIYTGSIVGIGLTKELIPVLTALMIAGRVGSAMAAEIGTMKVTEQIDALLTLGTNPIKYLIVPRILAATIMTPILTIYGDAIGLIGAYFVAVYLMGLNPIVYNEFQLAYMEVWDILSGLIKSFSFGVIISLIGCYKGLKTEGGAEGVGKSTTSAVVLASILILITNFFWGKLLPFTLKK; translated from the coding sequence TTGAAATTTTTTTTAAACAATCGAACATTAAAGCTTTACCAAGCCTTCGAAAATACATTGATAGATATCGGAGAGATTACACTTTTATTTTTTAAGAGCATGAACACAATTTTAAAAAGGCCATTTGAGAATAAAGTTTTTTTCAATCAGATGAAAGAGATAGGAATTAGATCAATGCCAGTTGTCACTCTTACATGTCTTTTTACTGGAATGGTGTTTTCATTACAAAGTTACATAGGATTTAAAAGATTTGGAGCTGAGATTTATACTGGGTCTATAGTTGGAATAGGTCTTACAAAAGAGTTAATCCCGGTTCTCACAGCCCTTATGATTGCAGGAAGAGTTGGTTCTGCAATGGCAGCGGAAATTGGAACAATGAAAGTAACAGAACAAATCGATGCTCTGTTAACTCTTGGAACAAATCCAATTAAATACCTTATCGTTCCAAGAATTCTTGCTGCAACAATTATGACCCCGATACTTACAATTTATGGAGATGCGATAGGGTTAATAGGAGCATATTTTGTTGCTGTATACCTTATGGGTTTAAATCCAATTGTTTATAATGAATTTCAACTTGCGTACATGGAAGTGTGGGATATTTTATCTGGTTTGATTAAATCTTTTTCTTTTGGAGTGATTATTTCTTTAATCGGTTGTTATAAGGGATTAAAGACTGAAGGAGGCGCTGAAGGCGTTGGTAAGTCCACTACATCTGCTGTTGTTCTTGCGAGTATTCTAATATTGATTACAAATTTCTTCTGGGGAAAACTTCTGCCTTTTACTTTAAAAAAATGA
- a CDS encoding ABC transporter ATP-binding protein, which translates to MIKIVDLYKSFDGNAVLKGVNIDIFDNEVMVILGGSGAGKTVLVKHILGLLKPDRGKIFVDGVDITAIGDDELLKIIRKFGMVFQGAALFDSMNVYENIQFGLKRCTDLSHKEIDKRIKDSLHRVGLKGMERMMPSQLSGGMKKRVGLARAIALEPKFLIYDEPTTGLDPIMADVINNLILKTKNELSITSIIITHDIKSAYKVGDRLSMLYDGRIIEIGVPEEFKNSSNPIVQQFIKGESSGPIEVM; encoded by the coding sequence ATGATAAAAATAGTAGATTTATACAAAAGTTTCGATGGAAATGCTGTTTTGAAAGGGGTCAACATTGATATTTTTGATAATGAGGTAATGGTAATTCTTGGAGGGAGTGGAGCTGGAAAAACTGTGTTAGTAAAACATATTCTTGGCCTTCTTAAGCCAGACAGGGGAAAAATTTTTGTAGATGGAGTGGATATTACTGCTATAGGTGATGATGAGCTGTTGAAAATTATTAGGAAATTTGGAATGGTTTTCCAAGGCGCTGCCCTTTTTGACTCAATGAATGTATATGAAAATATTCAATTTGGATTAAAAAGATGCACTGATTTATCCCATAAAGAAATTGATAAAAGAATAAAAGATAGTTTACACAGGGTTGGCTTAAAAGGGATGGAAAGAATGATGCCTTCCCAGTTGAGCGGTGGAATGAAGAAAAGAGTGGGTCTTGCAAGAGCGATTGCCCTTGAACCTAAATTTCTCATTTATGATGAACCTACCACTGGTTTAGATCCAATAATGGCAGATGTAATTAACAATTTAATCTTAAAAACGAAAAATGAACTCTCAATAACATCAATTATTATTACCCATGATATTAAGAGTGCTTATAAAGTCGGCGATCGTCTTTCAATGCTTTACGATGGAAGAATCATTGAAATCGGGGTCCCTGAGGAATTTAAAAATTCTTCTAATCCAATAGTCCAACAATTTATTAAAGGAGAATCCTCAGGCCCTATAGAAGTTATGTGA
- the rpsF gene encoding 30S ribosomal protein S6, with product MSNYETSFIISPEVKDDERQLIINNVKKIIEDFKGDLLKEDGWEKKKLAYKIRQFQEGYYCFFAYTGPPGLPKELERRFNQNEKIIRYLTLKLDEYLEKSEKLKREREKKARKKEGIKSSADEDIEFAEQGK from the coding sequence ATGAGCAATTATGAAACGTCTTTCATCATTTCACCAGAGGTAAAAGATGATGAAAGGCAGTTAATAATCAACAATGTGAAAAAAATAATTGAAGATTTTAAAGGAGATTTATTGAAGGAAGACGGATGGGAAAAGAAAAAATTAGCGTATAAGATACGCCAGTTTCAGGAAGGATATTATTGTTTCTTTGCCTACACTGGACCCCCTGGGTTGCCAAAAGAACTGGAGCGGAGATTTAACCAGAATGAAAAAATCATCAGATATCTGACCTTGAAGCTTGATGAATATTTAGAGAAGTCTGAAAAGTTAAAGCGGGAAAGAGAGAAAAAAGCGAGAAAAAAAGAAGGAATAAAATCATCGGCTGATGAAGATATAGAATTTGCCGAACAAGGTAAATGA
- the ispF gene encoding 2-C-methyl-D-erythritol 2,4-cyclodiphosphate synthase has protein sequence MRVGIGFDIHPLVGGRELILGGKKIDFEKGLLGHSDGDVLIHSVIDSILGAVGEKNIGEFFPDSDPKYRGISSLKLLQKIAKLLKRKNSSVMNIDSVIIAQKPEITPHVKDMKKNISKVLGISEQFIGIKAKSHEGIGEIGRGEAISCYSVVLVKEKKK, from the coding sequence ATAAGAGTTGGAATAGGATTTGATATACATCCTCTTGTTGGGGGAAGGGAGCTTATTCTCGGGGGGAAAAAAATTGATTTTGAAAAGGGACTTCTGGGGCACTCTGATGGGGATGTTCTGATTCATTCTGTCATAGATTCAATCCTTGGTGCCGTGGGTGAAAAAAACATAGGAGAGTTTTTTCCTGATTCTGACCCAAAATACAGAGGAATTAGTTCCTTAAAACTCCTTCAAAAAATAGCTAAGTTGCTTAAAAGAAAAAATTCATCGGTTATGAACATTGATTCTGTAATTATTGCCCAGAAGCCAGAAATTACACCCCATGTAAAAGATATGAAAAAAAATATATCAAAAGTCCTTGGCATTTCAGAGCAATTTATCGGAATAAAGGCTAAATCTCATGAAGGAATTGGAGAGATTGGAAGAGGTGAAGCAATTTCCTGTTATTCTGTTGTTTTAGTGAAAGAAAAGAAAAAATGA
- the rpsR gene encoding 30S ribosomal protein S18, with amino-acid sequence MTDKKESSVITRRYFAPKKKYCKFCFEKIDYIDFKNVNLIEVFLQDRGKILSRRITGICAYHQRELAKAIKRARHMALLPFLPE; translated from the coding sequence ATGACAGATAAAAAAGAATCATCAGTAATAACAAGAAGATATTTTGCGCCAAAAAAGAAATACTGCAAATTTTGTTTCGAAAAAATAGACTATATTGATTTCAAAAATGTAAATTTGATAGAGGTATTCTTACAAGATCGGGGAAAAATTCTTTCAAGAAGAATTACTGGGATATGTGCATATCATCAGAGAGAACTGGCTAAAGCAATAAAAAGAGCAAGACACATGGCTCTTCTTCCATTTCTTCCCGAGTAA
- the rplI gene encoding 50S ribosomal protein L9 yields MLKEDIENLGKKGDVLEVKAGYGRNYLIPKKLAIEITDSNMALIESEKKKIQKRIEMEKINAIGLAEKLNNINLKIYKKGGERDMIFGSVTVSDIKNSLEEQGIEIDRKKIILLEPIKRIGIYSIPIKILPEIKAEIKLEVLREE; encoded by the coding sequence ATGTTAAAAGAAGATATAGAAAATTTAGGAAAAAAAGGTGATGTGTTAGAGGTAAAGGCAGGTTATGGAAGAAATTATTTAATTCCAAAAAAATTAGCCATTGAAATTACAGATTCGAATATGGCTTTAATTGAATCCGAAAAAAAGAAAATTCAGAAGAGAATCGAGATGGAAAAAATTAATGCGATTGGATTAGCAGAAAAGCTGAATAATATAAATTTAAAGATATATAAAAAGGGTGGAGAAAGGGATATGATTTTCGGCTCTGTTACTGTCTCAGACATAAAAAATTCTCTTGAAGAGCAGGGAATTGAAATTGACAGGAAAAAAATAATTTTACTGGAACCAATAAAAAGAATCGGAATTTACTCAATTCCCATTAAAATTTTACCTGAGATTAAAGCTGAAATTAAGTTAGAAGTGTTAAGGGAGGAATGA
- a CDS encoding MlaD family protein gives MKLEMKVGIFITLALVILAYLIIKVGSITFLIQKEGYELYATFSSIAGLEKRASVKLAGIKIGSVEDISLKGGAAEVRMKINKEVKIRKGSKATVSSLGMMGEKYIEIFPGPPAAPFVESGSYLEGIQPLSVDQLGQTFYSIGEDLKSLGETFKEAILTERGGNRLQMILQDIQVFTGVLKEISTENRTLLKETVYDSRMVVSRLNDAVENFSKILNSVSSQMESLIKENRGDLKESIKNLKEISDRTKSMMNDIDSIINNINSNDSTIGRLIKDREMYGRLKDNLDQLKISLEKTDDVISQFDFPDFKLGIRAEYLNRDILGRGYFSIFINPRGNRFFVGEILKNPWENKIKFSAEGGIKTGDFGFRTGFIESEFGFGLDYSLWNGNIKFTLESFDFNRRPRPVYRFSTKFSIGKNLFIVGGYEDFALKAKRQVFFGLGVGEK, from the coding sequence ATGAAATTAGAAATGAAGGTGGGTATTTTTATAACATTGGCTCTTGTCATTCTGGCTTATTTAATAATAAAAGTGGGCTCAATCACTTTTTTAATTCAGAAAGAAGGGTATGAGCTCTATGCAACTTTTAGTTCAATAGCTGGGCTTGAGAAAAGAGCTTCTGTTAAGCTGGCAGGAATTAAAATTGGAAGCGTTGAAGATATTTCTTTGAAAGGAGGAGCTGCTGAAGTTCGCATGAAAATTAATAAAGAGGTAAAGATAAGAAAAGGTTCAAAAGCTACGGTGAGTTCTTTAGGAATGATGGGAGAAAAATACATTGAAATTTTTCCTGGTCCTCCAGCTGCTCCTTTTGTTGAATCTGGTTCATATTTGGAAGGAATTCAGCCTCTTTCCGTTGATCAGCTGGGTCAGACATTTTATTCCATTGGAGAGGATCTGAAATCTCTTGGAGAGACTTTTAAAGAAGCCATATTAACTGAAAGAGGCGGAAATCGACTTCAGATGATACTGCAGGATATTCAGGTTTTTACGGGAGTTTTAAAAGAAATTTCGACTGAGAACAGAACTCTTCTGAAAGAAACTGTTTATGATTCAAGAATGGTTGTATCAAGATTAAATGATGCTGTGGAAAATTTTTCAAAAATTCTTAACAGCGTATCTTCTCAGATGGAAAGTCTTATAAAGGAAAATAGAGGTGATTTAAAGGAGAGTATTAAGAATCTGAAAGAAATATCTGACAGGACTAAATCCATGATGAATGACATAGATAGCATAATAAACAACATCAACTCAAATGATAGTACTATCGGAAGATTGATAAAGGATAGAGAAATGTATGGACGATTGAAAGATAACCTTGATCAATTAAAAATCAGTCTGGAAAAAACAGATGATGTTATTTCTCAGTTTGATTTTCCCGATTTTAAGCTTGGCATTCGTGCTGAATATCTAAACAGAGATATACTCGGAAGAGGCTATTTTTCAATATTCATCAATCCCAGGGGAAATAGATTTTTTGTTGGAGAAATCTTAAAAAATCCATGGGAGAATAAAATTAAGTTTTCTGCTGAGGGAGGAATAAAAACAGGAGATTTCGGTTTCAGAACAGGATTCATTGAATCTGAGTTTGGTTTTGGATTGGATTATTCTTTATGGAATGGAAACATTAAATTTACTTTAGAAAGTTTTGATTTCAACAGAAGACCGAGGCCAGTGTATAGATTCTCAACAAAATTTTCAATAGGTAAAAATCTCTTTATTGTAGGAGGATATGAAGATTTTGCCTTGAAGGCAAAAAGACAAGTATTCTTTGGCTTGGGAGTTGGAGAAAAGTGA
- the dnaB gene encoding replicative DNA helicase yields MDEIFSIPRKPLPHTVEAERAVIGGVVIENSHLYTVLSIISPEDFYLDSHRKIMKRIMGMSEKGKVVDLLTLSEELERNGELQEIGGAGYLASLLDGVPRSLNVEYYAEIIKEKSLMRKLIISSSKIIQTTFEGREDPGEILDKAQDWIFEIAGKRIKQGFVEMREITSETLEAIEALSKRGERILGIPTGFIDFDIKTSGLKNSEFIVIAGRPSMGKTAFVLNTAINIAIKLEKKVGIFSLEMSKENLGLRFLGTEAKVDIQKIQSGYISQNEWSRILMASNVIAKAPIFIDESASLSILEMKAKARRLKLEKGLDMLIIDYLQLMRGGGKYENRNQEISAISRAMKELAKEISIPVVAVSQLSRAPEKRERRAARPQLSDLRESGAIEQDADLVAMLYREEFYNPNTPKKGITEIIIAKQRNGPTGTVELAFLNKFARFENLEKREEIH; encoded by the coding sequence ATGGATGAGATTTTTTCAATTCCACGAAAACCTTTACCTCACACTGTGGAAGCTGAGAGAGCTGTAATTGGGGGAGTGGTAATTGAGAATTCTCATTTGTATACAGTTCTTTCCATAATTTCTCCTGAGGATTTCTATCTTGACTCTCACAGGAAAATAATGAAAAGGATCATGGGAATGTCAGAAAAAGGGAAAGTCGTTGACCTCCTAACCCTTTCTGAGGAGCTCGAAAGAAATGGAGAGCTTCAAGAAATTGGAGGAGCAGGATATTTAGCTTCGTTGTTAGATGGTGTCCCAAGAAGTTTAAATGTTGAATATTACGCTGAAATAATCAAAGAAAAATCTCTCATGAGAAAGCTCATTATTTCCAGCTCTAAGATAATTCAGACTACATTTGAGGGAAGGGAAGATCCGGGTGAAATCCTCGATAAAGCTCAAGATTGGATATTTGAGATAGCGGGTAAGAGAATAAAACAGGGGTTTGTTGAAATGAGAGAAATTACAAGCGAAACCTTAGAAGCAATTGAAGCTCTTTCAAAGAGAGGAGAAAGGATACTGGGAATTCCGACAGGATTTATTGATTTTGATATAAAGACCTCAGGATTGAAAAACTCAGAGTTTATAGTGATTGCAGGAAGACCCTCTATGGGAAAAACTGCTTTTGTTCTAAATACTGCTATCAATATTGCGATAAAATTAGAAAAGAAAGTAGGAATATTTTCTCTTGAAATGTCAAAAGAAAACTTAGGGCTGAGATTTTTAGGAACAGAAGCAAAAGTGGATATTCAGAAAATTCAAAGCGGATACATAAGTCAGAATGAATGGAGCAGAATACTCATGGCATCAAATGTTATCGCAAAAGCACCCATTTTTATAGATGAAAGCGCATCTCTTTCCATTCTTGAAATGAAAGCAAAAGCAAGAAGACTTAAATTGGAAAAAGGACTTGATATGTTAATCATAGACTATCTTCAGCTTATGAGAGGGGGAGGGAAATATGAAAACAGAAATCAGGAAATTTCTGCAATATCCAGAGCTATGAAAGAGTTAGCAAAAGAAATTTCAATTCCAGTTGTTGCCGTATCTCAATTGAGTCGTGCACCTGAAAAGAGAGAAAGAAGAGCTGCAAGACCTCAATTATCAGACTTAAGAGAGTCAGGCGCAATTGAACAAGATGCTGATCTTGTAGCCATGTTATACAGAGAAGAGTTTTACAATCCTAACACCCCAAAGAAAGGAATAACAGAAATTATTATCGCAAAGCAGAGAAATGGTCCAACAGGAACAGTGGAACTGGCTTTTTTAAACAAATTTGCCCGGTTTGAAAATTTAGAAAAAAGAGAGGAAATACATTGA
- the pth gene encoding aminoacyl-tRNA hydrolase, translated as MWVLVGLGNPGFLYRNTRHNVGFMCLKMFAKKWNVRLNEKKYYSYTGKIRLFNEEVSLVLPQTYMNNSGIAVEAILKGEKILPENLIVIYDDMDIQVGEIRIRKKGSAGAHKGVKSIIEKIGTDVFFRVRIGVGKSEKEAIRYVLSPFGKKEKKLIKKSLEKAIEAAELIIKKEEDFAMNKFNKRINPCSSYINEGL; from the coding sequence TTGTGGGTACTGGTTGGATTGGGAAATCCAGGATTTTTATACAGGAATACGAGACATAATGTGGGTTTCATGTGTTTGAAAATGTTCGCAAAAAAATGGAATGTTAGATTGAATGAAAAAAAATATTATAGCTATACAGGAAAGATCAGATTATTTAATGAAGAGGTCTCCCTTGTTCTTCCTCAGACATATATGAACAACAGTGGTATTGCAGTGGAAGCAATTTTAAAGGGAGAAAAGATTCTTCCTGAAAATCTTATAGTAATTTATGATGATATGGATATACAGGTTGGAGAAATAAGAATTAGAAAAAAGGGAAGTGCAGGAGCCCATAAGGGAGTGAAGTCAATAATTGAAAAGATTGGTACTGATGTTTTTTTCAGGGTAAGAATAGGTGTAGGAAAGTCAGAAAAAGAAGCGATAAGATATGTTCTTTCTCCTTTCGGAAAAAAAGAAAAAAAATTGATAAAAAAATCTTTGGAAAAGGCAATTGAAGCAGCTGAACTCATTATCAAAAAAGAGGAAGATTTTGCAATGAATAAATTTAACAAGAGAATAAATCCTTGCTCTTCTTACATTAATGAAGGGCTATGA
- a CDS encoding 50S ribosomal protein L25: protein MEEILIRAEKRDKVGKEYAKKIRKIGKIPSIIYGSDVSSIPVTLEKKDIIKIMKMGENIIFKVNVDKKTYSVMMKEFQIDPLTTEILHVDIYKVLMDKPVKVKVPISLVGTPIGVAEEGGFIEFLHRECDIECLPKDIPEKIDVEISPLHIGQSLKIEDIKFDKKIKILDDPDSVILTIEAPRKEVEEVIVVPAEEAVVEPEVIKKKKEEEEEKKEE, encoded by the coding sequence ATGGAAGAAATTTTAATACGAGCAGAAAAAAGAGATAAGGTGGGGAAAGAATATGCAAAGAAGATCAGGAAAATCGGGAAAATTCCCTCTATAATTTATGGAAGTGATGTATCTTCTATACCAGTTACTCTTGAAAAGAAAGATATAATTAAGATTATGAAAATGGGGGAAAATATCATATTTAAAGTTAACGTGGATAAAAAAACTTACAGCGTGATGATGAAGGAATTTCAGATTGATCCGCTTACAACAGAGATACTTCATGTGGATATTTACAAAGTTTTAATGGATAAGCCAGTAAAAGTTAAAGTCCCGATTAGTTTGGTAGGGACACCTATAGGAGTAGCTGAAGAAGGAGGATTTATAGAATTTCTTCACAGAGAATGCGATATAGAATGTCTTCCTAAAGATATTCCTGAAAAAATAGATGTAGAAATTTCTCCTTTGCACATAGGACAATCTTTGAAAATAGAGGATATAAAATTTGATAAAAAAATAAAAATTTTGGATGACCCTGATTCGGTAATACTTACGATTGAAGCTCCAAGGAAAGAAGTAGAAGAAGTAATTGTGGTTCCAGCTGAAGAAGCAGTTGTTGAGCCTGAAGTTATTAAGAAGAAAAAAGAAGAAGAGGAAGAAAAGAAAGAGGAGTAA
- the ispD gene encoding 2-C-methyl-D-erythritol 4-phosphate cytidylyltransferase — protein sequence MSKVITIIVAAGEGKRFGMEIPKQFTFLKGKPIIEWSVEAFEKNSRVKEIVVVLNSLNWGEPLKEKFKKVKKIVLGGKRRADSVFNGLREIRAKNDDIILIHDGVRPIIDDKIINNVIKKTEKYGAVVPAIPVKDTVKQGKGNYVIRTLDRKKVFRIQTPQGFKFRWLIDAFNARLKRIKRITDDSYLLERIGKKVYMIQGSEENIKITEPIDLKFAEVIIENKSWNRI from the coding sequence ATGAGTAAAGTGATAACAATAATTGTAGCTGCAGGTGAGGGTAAGAGATTTGGTATGGAAATCCCAAAGCAATTTACCTTTCTAAAAGGAAAGCCAATTATAGAATGGAGCGTGGAGGCATTTGAAAAGAATTCAAGAGTAAAAGAAATAGTTGTTGTATTGAATAGCCTTAACTGGGGAGAGCCTTTAAAGGAAAAATTTAAGAAAGTTAAAAAAATCGTCCTGGGAGGAAAAAGAAGGGCGGATTCTGTTTTCAATGGCCTCAGGGAAATTAGAGCAAAAAATGATGATATAATATTAATTCATGATGGAGTAAGACCGATTATTGATGATAAGATTATAAATAATGTAATAAAAAAAACTGAAAAATATGGAGCTGTGGTGCCAGCAATTCCAGTTAAGGATACGGTAAAACAGGGAAAGGGAAATTATGTAATTAGAACTTTAGATAGAAAGAAAGTATTCAGAATTCAAACTCCCCAGGGTTTTAAATTCAGATGGTTAATTGATGCCTTTAATGCTCGACTAAAAAGAATAAAGAGAATAACCGATGATTCTTATCTTCTGGAAAGGATAGGGAAAAAAGTTTATATGATACAGGGCTCAGAAGAGAATATAAAAATTACAGAACCTATCGATTTAAAATTTGCTGAGGTTATAATTGAAAATAAGAGTTGGAATAGGATTTGA
- the radA gene encoding DNA repair protein RadA, which yields MKLDSNYVCQSCGYVSTKWLGKCPNCSSWNSFLIETSDRAGEIISSPSEPVLLSEIPSNTMERIKTDINEFDRCLGGGIVRGSIVLIGGEPGIGKSTLALQISNLLDNLGFKVIYVSGEESQAQIRIRGERLEIKPRNLFILCETLWENIKNKIKEVKPDFLIFDSIQTIYSKNISSLPGTISQVREVTGKIFYLSKTENITSFLIGHITKDGSLAGPKSLEHLVDVVLYFEGEKYQNSRILRAAKNRFGPVSEIGLFNMEEKGLVPVQNLSEFFIQYKEERESGVAVFCALEGSRPLLLEIQALVTPSPYLGNPRRITLGLDYLRTSMIIAIIEKRMGLSFSGEDIFVNVAGGINIEEPSSDLALVSALISSKKNKPISPHTVFFGEIGLGGEVRPVRNSVARIKEAKSLGFKKIIFPHSNVSKDRIDGVEIHGIKKIKELINYI from the coding sequence GTGAAATTAGATAGTAATTATGTATGTCAAAGCTGTGGCTATGTATCCACAAAATGGCTGGGGAAGTGTCCGAATTGTTCAAGCTGGAATTCATTTCTTATAGAAACATCAGATAGAGCTGGAGAAATCATCTCATCTCCATCAGAACCAGTTCTTTTATCAGAGATACCATCAAATACAATGGAGAGGATAAAAACCGATATAAATGAGTTTGATAGATGTCTTGGTGGAGGAATTGTAAGGGGGTCTATTGTATTGATCGGAGGTGAACCCGGGATAGGGAAATCAACTCTTGCATTACAGATTTCTAATTTGCTGGATAATTTAGGGTTCAAAGTTATTTATGTCTCAGGAGAGGAATCCCAGGCTCAGATAAGAATAAGAGGAGAGAGACTTGAAATTAAGCCAAGAAATTTATTTATTTTGTGTGAAACCCTATGGGAGAATATAAAAAATAAGATAAAAGAAGTTAAACCCGATTTTCTGATTTTTGATTCCATCCAGACAATTTATTCAAAGAATATATCTTCTCTTCCCGGAACAATATCCCAGGTTAGAGAAGTTACTGGAAAAATTTTTTATCTTTCAAAAACAGAAAATATTACTTCTTTTCTGATTGGTCATATTACAAAAGATGGAAGTCTGGCAGGGCCAAAATCATTGGAGCACTTAGTTGATGTAGTGCTTTATTTTGAGGGTGAAAAATATCAGAATAGCAGAATATTGAGAGCAGCAAAGAATAGATTCGGACCTGTTTCAGAGATAGGGCTTTTTAACATGGAAGAAAAGGGATTGGTTCCAGTTCAGAATCTCTCGGAATTTTTCATTCAGTATAAGGAAGAAAGAGAATCTGGTGTAGCGGTATTCTGTGCTCTCGAAGGCTCAAGGCCGCTTTTACTCGAGATTCAGGCCCTTGTAACACCCTCACCCTATTTAGGAAATCCAAGAAGAATTACTCTTGGGCTTGATTATCTGAGGACATCGATGATAATTGCCATTATCGAAAAAAGAATGGGGTTGAGTTTTTCTGGAGAAGATATATTCGTAAATGTTGCTGGTGGCATTAACATTGAAGAGCCTTCCTCTGACCTTGCCCTTGTTTCTGCTTTGATTTCAAGTAAAAAGAACAAACCCATATCTCCTCATACAGTTTTTTTTGGAGAAATAGGGCTTGGAGGTGAGGTTAGACCTGTGAGGAATTCTGTAGCAAGAATTAAAGAAGCAAAGTCGTTAGGTTTTAAAAAAATAATCTTTCCACACAGTAATGTTTCAAAAGATAGAATAGATGGGGTCGAAATTCATGGCATAAAAAAAATTAAAGAATTAATAAATTATATCTAA
- a CDS encoding PIN domain-containing protein, giving the protein MGLMLLRVAFVFLMGFIGFQFPPYFFSGNNFFGAGFAMFLALVALYVEHQIKKTQFTVIWGATMGTIIGVFLGYLFSLIFRILAIEGDKHTIDFINYFFLIIMPYMGFVVGSKKSEWFNPATLFTFFKEKSAGRSYKILDTSVIIDGRISDICDTEFIEGTLIIPQFVLKELQLVADSSDNLKRQRGRRGLDILQRLQKTSGISVVISELDFPEKKDVDAKLIELAKTLDAKIITNDFNLNKIAQLQGIRVLNINELANSLKPVVLPGETMKVFILKEGKEKDQGVAYLDDGTMVVVDNSRKMIGKNIEITVTSVLQTTAGKMIFGRYNE; this is encoded by the coding sequence ATGGGACTTATGCTATTGAGAGTGGCTTTTGTATTTTTAATGGGATTCATCGGGTTCCAGTTCCCTCCATATTTTTTTAGTGGAAATAATTTTTTTGGAGCTGGATTTGCGATGTTTCTTGCTCTTGTTGCTCTTTATGTTGAGCATCAGATAAAGAAGACTCAGTTTACAGTTATCTGGGGAGCAACGATGGGAACGATAATTGGAGTATTTCTTGGATATCTATTTTCTTTAATTTTTAGAATTCTTGCCATTGAAGGGGATAAACATACAATTGATTTTATAAATTATTTCTTTTTGATAATAATGCCTTACATGGGATTTGTGGTCGGTTCTAAAAAGTCAGAATGGTTTAACCCGGCAACTCTTTTTACTTTTTTTAAAGAAAAAAGTGCTGGAAGAAGTTATAAGATACTCGATACATCGGTTATAATAGATGGTAGAATTTCTGATATATGTGATACAGAATTTATTGAAGGAACTTTGATTATTCCCCAGTTTGTTTTGAAAGAACTTCAGCTTGTGGCTGATTCCAGTGATAATCTGAAAAGACAGAGAGGGAGGAGAGGCCTTGATATATTACAAAGATTACAGAAGACCTCAGGAATTTCAGTTGTTATATCCGAGCTTGATTTTCCAGAAAAGAAAGATGTGGATGCAAAATTGATTGAACTGGCCAAGACCCTTGATGCTAAAATAATAACAAATGATTTTAATTTGAATAAGATTGCGCAGCTCCAGGGAATTCGTGTATTGAACATTAATGAGCTTGCAAATTCTTTAAAACCTGTGGTTCTTCCTGGTGAAACGATGAAAGTATTCATCCTGAAAGAAGGAAAGGAGAAAGACCAGGGAGTTGCTTATCTTGACGATGGAACAATGGTTGTGGTCGATAATTCAAGAAAAATGATAGGCAAAAATATTGAAATCACCGTTACATCTGTTCTACAAACCACAGCCGGAAAAATGATATTTGGAAGATATAATGAGTAA